The following are from one region of the Paenibacillus bovis genome:
- a CDS encoding carbohydrate ABC transporter permease has product MDAGNEINVRSKQRFTPRLILLSILVPALNLGVHTLIFLFFRDSGLPPVLNALLAVIWGIFGIYSIYFTLNWVVEQYPDKWKERVTPYVFVGPAVLLLGWLLFLPTLRTLYLSFFNADSTKFVGLANFGAVFTDRLLLTALRNNLMWVVIGTLACVILGLLVAVLADRSSFERLAKAIVFMPMAISFVAAGVIWKFIYYYQPGDEQIGLLNAIIIQLGFQPQGWLSMVQPWNNLFLIVILVWMQTGFAMVIFSAAIKGIPEDMLEAARMDGAGEIRIFFKIMLPVISGTVLAVTTTIIVFTLKIFDVVMIMTGGQYGTEVVATEFYRQLFMYQNAGYGSTLAIVLLIAVIPVIILNVRQLQKGGNL; this is encoded by the coding sequence ATGGACGCAGGCAATGAAATCAATGTAAGAAGCAAACAGCGCTTCACACCGCGCCTGATTCTGTTATCCATCCTCGTTCCTGCACTCAATCTGGGAGTGCATACGCTGATATTCCTGTTTTTCCGTGATTCCGGTCTTCCTCCCGTACTTAACGCACTATTGGCTGTGATCTGGGGGATATTCGGTATTTATTCCATTTACTTTACCCTCAACTGGGTAGTAGAGCAGTATCCGGATAAATGGAAAGAAAGAGTCACCCCTTACGTATTCGTCGGACCTGCCGTGCTATTGCTCGGTTGGCTGCTGTTCCTGCCGACGCTGCGTACGCTGTACTTGAGCTTTTTTAACGCAGATTCCACCAAGTTTGTCGGACTGGCGAACTTTGGAGCGGTCTTCACCGACCGATTGCTGCTGACGGCACTACGCAACAATCTGATGTGGGTAGTCATCGGTACACTGGCTTGCGTTATCCTGGGACTGCTGGTTGCTGTACTGGCAGATCGCAGCAGCTTTGAGCGTTTGGCCAAAGCGATTGTTTTTATGCCGATGGCGATTTCCTTTGTCGCTGCTGGTGTCATCTGGAAGTTTATCTACTACTATCAACCGGGCGACGAGCAGATTGGTCTGCTCAATGCAATTATTATTCAGCTGGGCTTTCAGCCGCAGGGCTGGCTCAGTATGGTGCAGCCGTGGAATAACCTGTTCTTGATCGTTATCCTCGTATGGATGCAGACCGGATTCGCCATGGTTATTTTCTCGGCTGCCATCAAGGGGATTCCGGAAGATATGCTGGAAGCCGCACGGATGGATGGAGCAGGTGAAATCCGCATCTTCTTCAAAATCATGCTGCCGGTTATTTCCGGTACCGTGCTTGCCGTAACAACAACCATTATTGTATTTACACTGAAAATATTCGATGTGGTCATGATTATGACCGGTGGACAGTACGGTACCGAGGTCGTCGCGACCGAGTTCTATCGTCAGCTGTTCATGTACCAGAATGCCGGTTACGGCTCGACACTCGCGATCGTGCTGTTGATTGCCGTTATTCCGGTCATTATCCTGAACGTTCGCCAGCTTCAGAAGGGAGGCAACCTCTAA
- a CDS encoding ABC transporter substrate-binding protein — translation MKRKWKKNGSMTLMMVLLFSVVMTACSGNSGTTPSTQTGTEGTAGTATTTSGADLIKTAKVPAGSELEKALNGEYKGKKVTMYGPFVDADEQKFNASIKAFEEATGIDIAYEGSKEFEATVNVRVNGGNAPDIADFPQPGLLEGFVKAGKVIDVSSFMPADYLKQQYKESWLDMAKMAGPDNKDITAGVWARSSVKSLVWYNKKAFDEAGYTVPKTWDEMMKLTEQIAADGDPAWSIGIESGAATGWPATDWLEDIMLRTTTPENYDKWVKGELPFTDPIVKNAVTKMSDIWFNKDYVYGGRSSIVTTNFGDAVKPLFTDPPKAWLHRQAGFIVSFFPEGLPADQYDWFPFPSIDAKYGTPALISGDIYAMFNDRPEVRAVMEFFTTAESLQSWIKSGGVTPPMNGTPDDWFANDQERRMSEFVQTADTIRFDGSDLMPGSVGAGTFWKGMTDYVSGTANLDEAMQEIQSGWKK, via the coding sequence ATGAAACGCAAGTGGAAGAAAAACGGTTCTATGACTTTGATGATGGTATTGTTGTTCTCCGTAGTAATGACCGCTTGTTCCGGTAATAGTGGAACAACACCCAGTACGCAGACTGGCACGGAAGGAACAGCAGGCACAGCAACGACAACTTCGGGCGCTGACCTGATCAAGACTGCCAAAGTACCGGCAGGCTCTGAGCTGGAAAAGGCGCTAAACGGTGAATATAAAGGCAAAAAGGTAACGATGTATGGCCCATTCGTCGACGCGGATGAGCAGAAGTTCAATGCCAGCATCAAGGCATTTGAAGAAGCAACAGGTATTGATATCGCCTACGAAGGCTCCAAGGAATTCGAAGCAACCGTCAACGTACGTGTAAACGGCGGTAATGCACCGGATATCGCGGATTTCCCGCAGCCGGGTCTGCTGGAAGGCTTTGTGAAAGCAGGCAAGGTTATTGACGTATCTTCCTTTATGCCAGCTGATTACCTGAAACAGCAGTATAAAGAAAGCTGGCTGGATATGGCAAAAATGGCCGGTCCGGATAACAAAGACATCACTGCCGGCGTGTGGGCGCGCAGCAGCGTGAAAAGTCTGGTCTGGTACAACAAAAAAGCGTTTGACGAAGCTGGCTACACCGTTCCAAAAACATGGGACGAAATGATGAAGCTGACCGAGCAAATCGCTGCTGATGGCGATCCTGCCTGGAGCATCGGTATCGAGAGCGGCGCGGCAACCGGCTGGCCGGCAACTGACTGGCTGGAAGATATCATGCTGCGTACCACTACACCGGAAAACTACGATAAGTGGGTAAAAGGAGAGCTTCCTTTCACTGATCCTATCGTGAAAAATGCAGTAACCAAAATGTCCGATATCTGGTTCAACAAAGATTATGTATACGGCGGACGCAGTTCGATCGTAACAACGAACTTTGGGGATGCTGTAAAACCACTGTTCACCGATCCTCCAAAAGCATGGCTGCACCGTCAAGCTGGATTTATCGTATCGTTCTTCCCGGAAGGACTGCCAGCCGACCAGTATGACTGGTTCCCGTTCCCATCGATTGATGCGAAATACGGCACACCGGCTCTGATCTCTGGCGATATCTACGCTATGTTCAACGATCGTCCGGAAGTGCGCGCGGTTATGGAATTCTTTACGACTGCCGAATCTCTGCAAAGCTGGATCAAATCCGGTGGTGTAACGCCTCCGATGAACGGTACGCCGGATGATTGGTTCGCCAATGATCAGGAACGCCGCATGTCCGAATTTGTACAGACTGCAGACACCATTCGCTTTGACGGTTCTGACCTGATGCCGGGTTCTGTAGGTGCAGGTACATTCTGGAAAGGCATGACCGACTATGTGAGCGGTACCGCCAACCTGGATGAGGCTATGCAGGAAATTCAATCCGGCTGGAAGAAATAA
- a CDS encoding immunoglobulin-like domain-containing protein codes for MKKFISTCLAFSLVLPGVTGNAAFAAENGSEEASVAADVPSSTLSNSLSTDVQSSVYELPVISPLPSSKTVSDIVYKPDQLSFPHVYDMTYRNGALYFAQGSSGISKISLTTGQTTTILKSNYYFIQSIAVDSQDNLYYIPLGSSYIKKVNLHSLQLPLTFEQLLDASTDYAKYTSASSDVEITGMAFDSKDQLYVAISGDNSENLSGVMKWNSDSQSLEPVLSNKSARANKIAFDSQDNLYIDIQSYSATDGAVIRSGIQKIEASSLRSLPIADKMLKPYKTYPDLKPLMSGMIFLPDGTSYSTDGNTIRRIFMNGRPLITLNGQSSITLTNGEPYQEAGAYAEDEKYNDLKTQITYSLNGKPVEAIDTHIVGTYTVHYNATTPDQRSANEVTRTVVIKEAIKSLTEVDLPNPVSMDYANNAVYIANPATMDYPDGGIYKVSLKDYSRKLVAKLPDVQGVAVSNSGDLYFSTTRDYGSFFKLDSRYLNENQPLTSSAVWAAAEEIEPFSAEQSAKGSIQIMGLDFDSQGRLYISANQPANTYNAHSLITRSTNNTLSSFQQFGEGDDTIRASMSNIQDIEISPSGNLYMNFSGFNAYKPYKISASVLQEDKPVLTSSMISEKYNFSSHNHGITFLPNGEGYVTTINSSGANIYKTSFYDGASTSPGAADPYQLETLNIPTPYGMAYYKDHAYIAQGTNGLSKVDLATRTVTQLVYGSNTLNLRAVTVDSKGGLYYAVPNAKNSEYTYIKKVDAASLNQPLTAEQLLAKSINFAYIPESRISGLAMDKNNQLYISLDKGWDLDPGILRWSNTSKTLTPVSEEASMITAITFDNQGNLYFKTPSPQSYYSYAAGIVKISAADLKGALPVADEKLISYKQDVLRNEPYNGLLFLADGTSYFSNGQSLKRVYPESRPIVTLEGYSDAIFQGDIYTDPGIRVIEDEKYSKFDVKTTYSFNGAFVPSLDTSKVGTYTIHYVAVNPAGTASLEKTREVTIKPTPSQLKDWYITGINSMDADSQNLYLTNYSHENNPNYGLYKISLQTMQKTRLAAINDIGAVAVNASGDLFFTRYDMNNMIFKIEAKHLQSGKALTADQLMKLSRTYMPFTAKEASAAPLKISSLEFDKQGRLYAAVNIYGKTGVTSKVVRLSGNDWNKSTLITELPVSVDDMDFSPAGDLYISTIERYTTWKHDTYKITADQFNTLPVQIGRLTKVSTGGDGSIVFLTDGTGYVSQVEDFQKEKQTILKFNY; via the coding sequence ATGAAAAAGTTTATTTCGACCTGTTTGGCATTTTCTCTGGTTCTGCCGGGGGTGACAGGTAACGCTGCTTTTGCAGCAGAAAACGGCTCGGAGGAAGCATCTGTAGCGGCGGATGTACCTTCCAGCACATTGTCTAATTCTTTATCCACCGATGTACAATCCAGCGTATACGAATTGCCGGTGATCAGCCCGCTGCCAAGCTCCAAGACTGTATCCGATATCGTCTACAAACCAGATCAGCTTTCCTTTCCACATGTATATGATATGACCTACCGTAATGGAGCACTGTACTTTGCACAGGGTTCGAGTGGCATATCCAAGATATCCCTTACAACAGGGCAGACTACAACTATTCTGAAAAGCAATTATTACTTTATTCAAAGTATTGCCGTAGATTCACAGGATAACCTGTATTACATTCCGCTTGGGAGCTCTTACATAAAGAAAGTCAATCTTCACTCCCTTCAACTCCCACTTACTTTTGAGCAGCTATTGGATGCAAGTACTGATTATGCCAAGTATACCTCTGCCTCAAGTGATGTAGAGATTACAGGCATGGCTTTTGACTCTAAAGACCAGCTTTACGTTGCGATTTCCGGTGACAACTCTGAAAATCTCTCGGGTGTAATGAAATGGAACAGCGATTCACAAAGCCTTGAGCCAGTTCTCTCCAATAAAAGCGCCCGCGCCAACAAGATCGCCTTTGATTCTCAGGATAATCTGTACATAGATATCCAAAGCTACTCGGCAACTGATGGGGCAGTCATTCGATCAGGCATCCAGAAAATTGAAGCCAGCTCGCTGCGTTCATTGCCAATTGCCGATAAAATGTTAAAGCCCTACAAGACGTACCCTGATCTGAAGCCGCTTATGAGTGGAATGATATTTTTACCGGATGGAACCTCCTACTCTACAGATGGTAATACAATTCGCCGTATCTTTATGAATGGGCGTCCTCTGATCACTCTGAATGGACAATCTTCCATTACTCTAACCAATGGAGAACCCTATCAGGAAGCAGGAGCTTATGCTGAAGACGAAAAGTATAATGATCTCAAAACGCAGATCACCTACTCTCTGAATGGAAAACCTGTAGAAGCTATTGATACTCATATTGTCGGAACCTATACCGTCCACTATAACGCAACTACACCAGATCAGCGCTCTGCTAATGAAGTTACACGTACTGTTGTTATAAAAGAAGCTATTAAAAGCCTGACAGAAGTCGACCTTCCTAATCCAGTTAGTATGGATTATGCCAATAATGCCGTCTATATTGCCAATCCGGCGACCATGGATTATCCGGATGGCGGTATCTACAAAGTATCTCTGAAAGATTATAGCCGTAAACTTGTCGCCAAGTTGCCCGATGTACAAGGCGTGGCTGTCAGTAATTCAGGCGATCTTTATTTCTCAACTACCCGCGATTACGGCAGCTTTTTCAAATTAGATAGTCGCTATCTGAATGAGAACCAGCCTTTGACAAGTTCGGCAGTGTGGGCAGCGGCTGAGGAGATAGAGCCGTTCTCTGCAGAACAGAGTGCCAAAGGTAGTATTCAAATCATGGGTCTGGACTTTGACAGCCAGGGTCGTTTGTACATTTCGGCTAATCAGCCAGCCAACACCTATAATGCACATTCGCTTATTACTCGTTCAACTAATAATACACTTTCCTCGTTCCAGCAGTTTGGTGAGGGAGATGACACGATTCGAGCAAGCATGAGCAACATTCAGGATATTGAGATCAGTCCTAGCGGCAACTTGTACATGAATTTTTCAGGATTTAATGCTTATAAACCGTATAAAATCTCTGCAAGTGTACTGCAAGAAGATAAACCTGTCTTAACCTCAAGCATGATAAGCGAAAAGTATAATTTCTCTTCTCATAATCATGGAATAACTTTCCTTCCTAATGGAGAAGGTTATGTCACTACTATCAATTCTTCTGGGGCAAATATATATAAGACCTCCTTTTACGACGGAGCTTCTACCAGCCCAGGAGCAGCAGATCCTTATCAGCTGGAGACTCTGAATATTCCGACACCTTACGGCATGGCATATTATAAAGATCACGCCTATATTGCCCAGGGAACTAATGGATTATCCAAAGTTGACCTGGCGACTCGTACCGTTACACAGCTGGTGTACGGTTCTAATACGCTTAATCTGCGGGCTGTAACTGTCGACTCCAAGGGTGGCTTATACTATGCTGTACCGAATGCCAAAAATTCGGAATATACGTATATCAAAAAAGTCGATGCCGCTTCTCTAAATCAGCCATTGACTGCCGAGCAACTACTGGCGAAAAGTATCAACTTTGCCTATATTCCGGAGAGCAGAATTAGCGGACTGGCTATGGATAAAAATAATCAATTGTACATTTCCCTGGATAAAGGATGGGATCTGGACCCTGGTATACTGCGTTGGAGCAACACATCCAAAACGCTGACTCCTGTCTCGGAAGAAGCTTCCATGATTACGGCTATCACTTTTGATAATCAAGGGAATCTTTATTTTAAAACTCCAAGTCCGCAATCGTATTATTCTTATGCTGCGGGTATTGTCAAAATCAGTGCTGCCGATCTGAAGGGTGCATTGCCTGTTGCAGACGAAAAGCTCATTTCGTATAAACAAGATGTGCTTCGAAATGAACCTTATAACGGATTGTTGTTCCTTGCTGACGGAACATCCTATTTCAGTAATGGACAAAGTCTGAAGCGCGTATACCCTGAATCTCGTCCGATCGTGACTTTAGAAGGTTACTCGGATGCTATTTTCCAGGGAGATATCTATACCGATCCAGGAATTCGGGTTATTGAGGATGAGAAGTACTCCAAGTTTGATGTCAAAACAACGTATTCCTTTAATGGTGCATTTGTTCCTAGCCTGGATACCAGTAAAGTCGGAACGTACACCATCCATTATGTAGCCGTCAATCCAGCCGGTACCGCTTCTCTGGAAAAAACGCGCGAAGTGACTATCAAGCCGACTCCCAGCCAACTGAAAGACTGGTATATTACCGGAATTAATAGCATGGATGCGGATAGCCAGAATCTGTATCTAACTAATTATTCGCATGAGAATAATCCTAACTATGGCTTGTACAAAATCTCTTTGCAGACCATGCAAAAAACGAGATTAGCAGCAATCAATGATATAGGCGCTGTAGCGGTGAACGCATCCGGCGACTTATTCTTTACACGCTATGATATGAATAACATGATTTTCAAAATCGAAGCCAAACATCTGCAGAGCGGCAAAGCCCTTACCGCAGATCAGCTGATGAAGCTCAGCCGTACGTACATGCCTTTTACAGCCAAAGAGGCCAGTGCAGCTCCGCTTAAAATTAGTAGTCTAGAGTTTGATAAACAGGGCCGATTGTACGCTGCTGTAAATATTTATGGCAAAACAGGCGTGACTTCCAAAGTCGTTCGCTTATCTGGTAACGACTGGAATAAGTCCACATTGATCACCGAGCTGCCTGTCAGCGTCGATGATATGGATTTCTCTCCTGCAGGTGATCTGTATATTTCTACAATCGAGCGTTATACTACCTGGAAACATGATACTTACAAGATCACGGCCGACCAGTTCAATACATTACCAGTCCAGATCGGTCGTTTGACAAAGGTTTCTACGGGTGGAGATGGCAGTATTGTATTTTTGACGGACGGCACAGGATATGTAAGCCAGGTTGAAGATTTCCAAAAAGAAAAACAGACGATTTTAAAGTTTAATTATTAA